In a genomic window of Punica granatum isolate Tunisia-2019 chromosome 6, ASM765513v2, whole genome shotgun sequence:
- the LOC116211770 gene encoding pectinesterase 3-like: protein MDSVQSFKGYGKVDETDDRALRRKLSWQRFFIAVCSIILIAAVVTIAIGISLRKKHGGSGSTSALSGMTPSASIKAVCNVTLYPDSCFSSISKDKNSNTTDPVEIFKISLLVAMRELVGVDDHSNELLSQVNDTLELSTLGVCQEVLADAVNALNESISIADVKGGEIISAKKIGDLRTWLSTVVSNQETCLDSLEDANSTHLDDMKLAMTNSTEYSSNSLAIVTKIMGLLSKFHIPMHRRLLRFGVSDDPEFPTWLSPADRRLLQETNPTPHLVVAQDGTGNYTTITEALEAVPDKSSSRSVIYVKAGTYEDNVILTKNKWNVMIYGDGMTETIVTGSKNFVDGTSTLATATFTAKGKGFIARDMGFMNTAGPKKHQAVAFRSASDLSVMYRCYFDAYQDTLYAHTNRQFYRECDITGTVDFIFGYGVVVIQNCNIRPRQPIAGQINTITAQGRSDPNLKSGISIQGCTITANGNLTAQTYLGRPWKAYSTTVFMQSSLGSFINPKGWTEWVRNVIPPSTIFYGEYLNTGPGSDTSGRVTWPGYKPALTSALAGSFTVNSFIDGSTWLPQLSLPFDSSL from the exons ATGGATTCAGTCCAGTCGTTCAAGGGCTACGGCAAAGTCGATGAGACGGACGATCGCGCGTTACGGCGAAAGTTGTCATGGCAGCGCTTCTTCATCGCAGTCTGTTCCATCATCCTGATTGCGGCAGTAGTCACCATTGCCATTGGGATTTCGCTTCGGAAGAAGCATGGCGGCTCCGGCTCGACTTCTGCGTTGTCTGGGATGACTCCTTCCGCTTCAATCAAAGCGGTCTGCAACGTCACCCTGTATCCGGACTCATGCTTCTCCAGCATTTCCAAGGATAAGAACTCCAACACCACTGACCCCGTGGAGATCTTCAAGATCTCATTACTTGTAGCCATGCGGGAGCTCGTCGGTGTAGACGATCACAGCAACGAGCTCCTCAGCCAAGTGAACGACACTCTAGAGCTTTCGACTCTAGGGGTCTGCCAAGAGGTCCTTGCGGATGCTGTCAATGCGCTCAACGAGTCAATTTCTATTGCGGACGTAAAAGGAGGTGAGATCATATCTGCAAAGAAGATCGGTGACCTTAGGACTTGGCTCAGCACCGTAGTCTCCAACCAAGAGACTTGCTTGGACTCGCTAGAGGACGCCAACTCGACGCATCTTGATGACATGAAGTTGGCCATGACGAACTCCACAGAATATTCCAGCAACAGTCTAGCCATTGTCACGAAGATCATGGGTTTGCTGTCGAAGTTCCACATTCCGATGCACAGGAGGTTGCTCAGGTTTGGTGTCAGCGATGACCCGGAGTTCCCAACTTGGCTCAGCCCAGCTGATAGGAGGCTTCTTCAAGAGACAAACCCAACGCCTCACCTAGTTGTAGCACAAGATGGGACTGGAAATTATACGACGATAACGGAAGCCTTGGAAGCGGTTCCTGACAAGAGCTCGTCCAGGTCTGTGATTTACGTGAAAGCGGGAACTTACGAAGACAACGTGATTTTGACAAAAAACAAGTGGAATGTGATGATTTATGGAGATGGCATGACAGAAACTATCGTCACCGGTAGCAAGAATTTTGTTGATGGCACTTCCACGCTCGCAACTGCAACCTTCA CTGCCAAAGGTAAAGGCTTCATTGCCAGAGATATGGGATTCATGAACACCGCTGGCCCCAAAAAGCACCAGGCGGTCGCGTTCCGTTCGGCATCTGACCTATCTGTGATGTATCGGTGCTATTTCGATGCCTACCAAGATACTTTATATGCTCATACGAATCGTCAGTTCTACCGAGAGTGTGACATCACAGGCACCGTTGACTTCATTTTTGGATATGGAGTCGTGGTCATCCAAAATTGCAATATTCGTCCAAGGCAGCCCATCGCGGGCCAGATCAATACCATCACGGCGCAGGGAAGGTCCGACCCCAACTTGAAAAGCGGCATCTCGATCCAAGGTTGCACAATAACTGCGAATGGAAATCTGACTGCTCAGACATACCTTGGTAGGCCTTGGAAAGCTTATTCAACCACGGTTTTCATGCAGTCAAGCCTTGGATCATTCATCAACCCGAAGGGATGGACAGAATGGGTCAGGAACGTGATACCACCAAGTACGATCTTCTATG